The genomic stretch TACGCTTATAAACACTTAAACGTACATCAAGTATTTGCAAACATTGGAGAAGAAAATGAGGCAAGTATCAAACTATTTGAAAATCTAGGTTTTCAACAAATTGGCGTCAAGCGCGATTGGAATTTCGTCAATGGCAAATTTAAAAATGAACTATTTTATCAAAAACTATCCTAAATGTATATCAGAAAAATACTTATCGGAATTCTAATCACAGGAATCGTCATTGGCTTTTTTGTCATCTACAACATTACACAAACCATATTTAAGCCAATTACAGCGTTCAATAATGAAGAAGCGTATATTCATATTCCTTCGGATGCTGATTTTTTATTCGTTCAAAAAGAATTAAAACCTTTATTGACAGATACAGAATCATTTGTGACGTTGGCAAAGAAAAAAGGATATATTGAAAATGTAAAAGGAGGAAAGTACATCATCCGAAAAGGAATGAATAGTAATGATATTGTGAAAACATTACAAGGTAAAAGCGAACTCGTAAAAATTACGCTTCCTGCGAGTCATGAATTAAAGATGATAAAAGAAATTGCCAGAGATATTTCTATTCAAATTGAAGCAAGCGAAGCTGAAATGCATGAAATACTGATTGATACGGTGTACCTTAATGAGAAAGGATATGGACTCAAAGATCTACAATATATATATGGTGCGCATACGTATACAATTCCTTGGAATACTTCTGCGGAAGAATTTAGGTCAATTGTATATAAAAACTATGAAAAAAGAAAACAACGTCAATAATTGATGAAAATACTCTTAAAACTTTTTTTTATTATTTGTTTGGTGAATGTGGCAAGTGCGCAATTGACGCCACCAAATTTTTGGATCGTTTCAGATACTTTACATAAACCACGACGAAACTTTGTTGCTATTACAGAATCTTCTTTGGCGGCGTTGACTTTGGTTGGTTTGGATAGAATTTGGTATGCAGATTTTCAACGTTCTTCTTTTCATTTTATAAATGACAATGATGAATGGTTGCAACTAGACAAAGCTGGACACGTATTAACATCGTATTATGTGGGTAATATTGGTGCTAAAGTACTGAATTGGAGCGGAGTATCTAAAAAAAATCAACTCATTTATGGCGCAACGCTCGGATTTAGCTTTTTAACTGCTGTAGAAGTCATGGATGGATTTTCTGCTGAATGGGGAGCATCTTTTGGAGATATTGCCGCAAATGGACTCGGAACAGGCTTATACGTCGGACAAGAATTATTATGGGAAGAGCAACGCATCAAATTGAAGTATTCTTTTCATCGAACACGCTTTGCAGAAATTCGCCCAAATAAACTCGGAGATGGCTTTTTAGAAGAAGTTTTGAAAGACTATAACGGACAAACATATTGGTTAAGCGCAAACGTACATTCGTTCTTCAAACAAAGCAAAATTCCAAAATGGTTCAACGTCGCTTTTGGTTACGGAGCCGAAGGTTTAATTGCCGGAACGAAGGAAACGCAACTCCAAATAGTACCAAACCAGCAACGATACAGGCAGTTCTACCTTAGTATTGATATCGATTTAACTAAAATAGAGACAAATTCTAAGTTTCTGAATAGTGTGTTTAGCGTAATAAACTTCATTAAAATTCCTGCTCCAACTTTGGAAATCAATAGTTTAGGTAAAATGAAGTTCCACGCAATCTACTTTTAAGAATACTTTAACATACTAAAACCCATATTAAAAAATAATGTGTATATTTGCACGCTGAAATTTTAAGCTTAATTAATTGATTAGTAAGTCTTAAAGAAAACAAATTTTTATGGGAAAAGGAGCAATAAAATTTATAATTTTAATAGCTGTTTTAACATTTGTAAGTTTAGGTTTCACTTCTAAAAAAGAAGCCAACGTTCTTAAAAATAATATAGAAATACATAACACAACATCTAAGTTAGTTACAGTGCTACCTTATGGTGAAGCTACAAGCGAAGAAGCGCCAATTCCATATGTTGGAAATAAATATTTGGGTTTCAAAGAAGCAGTAGCATTTAAAGAATCGCAAGGAAATTATTTCGTTGTAAACACTTTTGGGTATCTTGGAAAGTATCAATTTGGAAGAGGAACTTTAGAAATGATCGGAATTTACAATCCGCAAGCATTTTTACAAAATCCAAAATTACAAGAAAAGGCATTTGAAGCAAACGCATCAAGAAATAAGTGGATTCTTAGAAG from Kordia antarctica encodes the following:
- a CDS encoding endolytic transglycosylase MltG, which produces MYIRKILIGILITGIVIGFFVIYNITQTIFKPITAFNNEEAYIHIPSDADFLFVQKELKPLLTDTESFVTLAKKKGYIENVKGGKYIIRKGMNSNDIVKTLQGKSELVKITLPASHELKMIKEIARDISIQIEASEAEMHEILIDTVYLNEKGYGLKDLQYIYGAHTYTIPWNTSAEEFRSIVYKNYEKRKQRQ
- a CDS encoding DUF2279 domain-containing protein, whose amino-acid sequence is MKILLKLFFIICLVNVASAQLTPPNFWIVSDTLHKPRRNFVAITESSLAALTLVGLDRIWYADFQRSSFHFINDNDEWLQLDKAGHVLTSYYVGNIGAKVLNWSGVSKKNQLIYGATLGFSFLTAVEVMDGFSAEWGASFGDIAANGLGTGLYVGQELLWEEQRIKLKYSFHRTRFAEIRPNKLGDGFLEEVLKDYNGQTYWLSANVHSFFKQSKIPKWFNVAFGYGAEGLIAGTKETQLQIVPNQQRYRQFYLSIDIDLTKIETNSKFLNSVFSVINFIKIPAPTLEINSLGKMKFHAIYF